In a single window of the Raphanus sativus cultivar WK10039 chromosome 9, ASM80110v3, whole genome shotgun sequence genome:
- the LOC108826301 gene encoding homeobox-leucine zipper protein ATHB-53 yields the protein MDQAVLGSQAYLYATQTHNQCIIVNQIDGAPSGDGSKPVKRRRKRRSKGSSATNGEDVAAIGRMLRKRKLTDEQMNMLEYSFENEHKLESGRKEKIARELGLDPRQVAVWFQNRRARWKNKKLEEEYAKLKSQYDTILLGQCHLESQVLKLTEQLSEAQSEIRKLSERLVQETSTNSSSSSLSVEANYTPIEFEFGPDTNYNIPFYMMDNDYLQNMEYWDGLYV from the exons ATGGATCAAGCGGTGTTGGGCTCTCAAGCGTACCTTTACGCAACACAAACCCATAACCAGTGCATCATCGTTAATCAGATCGATGGAGCACCGTCAGGCGACGGATCAAAGCCGGTGAagcggaggaggaagaggaggagcaaAGGGTCGTCAGCCACCAACGGAGAGGACGTGGCGGCGATTGGAAGGATGCTGAGGAAGAGGAAGTTGACCGATGAGCAAATGAATATGCTGGAATATAGCTTCGAGAATGAGCACAAGCTTGAGTCAGGGAGGAAAGAGAAGATCGCCAGAGAGTTAGGTCTTGACCCGAGACAGGTGGCTGTTTGGTTCCAGAACCGCCGTGCACGGTGGAAGAACAAGAAACTCGAAGAAGAGTACGCCAAACTCAAGAGCCAATATGACACCATCCTCCTCGGCCAATGTCACCTCGAGTCTCAG gtACTAAAACTGACGGAACAGCTGTCTGAAGCTCAAAGCGAAATTCGAAAGCTTTCAGAACGACTTGTTCAAGAGACGTCAACAAACAGTTCAAGTTCATCGCTTTCTGTTGAAGCCAACTACACACCCATTGAGTTCGAGTTTGGCCCGGATACAAACTACAACATCCCATTTTACATGATGGATAATGATTATCTACAGAACATGGAGTATTGGGATGGCCTGTATGTGTAA
- the LOC108826095 gene encoding UDP-glycosyltransferase 72E2-like: protein MKITKPHAALLSSPGMGHIIPVIELAKRLSTDHAFQVTVFVLETDAASAQSMYLNSTGVDVVNIPSPDISNLVDPEDHVVTKIGIMMREAVPALRSNIAAMIQKPTVLIIDLFGTDALCLAAEFNMLTYVFMTTNARFLGVTIYYPNLDKDVKEEHTVQRKPLEIPGCEPVQFEDTLDAYLVPDEPLYRDFVRHCLAYPKADGILVNTWEEMEPKSLKSLQDPKLLGRLARVPVYPIGPLCRPVETSKTDHPVLDWLSQQPDESVLYISFGSGGSLTAKLLTELAWGLEQSQQRFIWVVRPPVDGLSCGAYLSVNSGGAKDSTPEYLPEGFVTRTSDRGLVVPSWAPQAEVLAHRAVGGFLTHCGWNSTIEGVVNGVPMIAWPLFADQNMNAALLSDELGIAVRADGLEEADSTRSEIEAIVRKVMAGEEGEEMRRKVKKLRDNVEMSLSSDGGGSAHESLCRVTEECQRFLERGTDLARGA from the coding sequence ATGAAAATCACAAAACCACACGCCGCCTTGCTTTCAAGTCCCGGAATGGGCCACATCATCCCGGTGATTGAGCTAGCTAAACGTCTGTCCACTGACCATGCTTTCCAGGTCACTGTCTTCGTCCTCGAAACTGATGCAGCCTCCGCGCAGTCCATGTACTTAAACTCGACGGGCGTGGACGTTGTCAATATTCCTTCGCCAGACATTTCTAATTTAGTGGACCCTGAAGACCACGTGGTGACCAAGATAGGAATCATGATGCGTGAAGCCGTTCCAGCTCTCCGATCCAATATCGCTGCGATGATACAAAAGCCAACGGTTCTGATCATCGACTTGTTCGGCACAGATGCTTTATGTCTCGCAGCGGAGTTCAATATGCTAACGTATGTATTCATGACTACCAACGCGCGTTTTCTTGGGGTTACTATATATTATCCAAATTTGGACAAAGATGTCAAGGAAGAGCACACCGTGCAAAGAAAACCGCTTGAGATACCGGGATGTGAACCGGTTCAATTTGAAGATACTCTAGATGCATACCTGGTTCCGGACGAACCGTTGTACCGGGATTTTGTGCGTCACTGTCTAGCTTACCCAAAAGCAGATGGCATTTTGGTTAACACATGGGAAGAGATGGAGCCTAAATCTTTGAAATCCCTTCAAGACCCGAAACTTTTGGGCCGGTTAGCTCGTGTACCCGTTTACCCGATCGGTCCGTTATGCAGACCGGTAGAGACATCTAAAACCGATCACCCGGTTTTGGATTGGCTGAGCCAACAACCAGATGAGTCAGTACTCTACATTTCCTTCGGGAGTGGCGGTTCTCTAACGGCTAAACTGTTAACCGAACTGGCCTGGGGGCTCGAGCAGAGCCAGCAACGGTTCATCTGGGTCGTTCGACCGCCGGTGGACGGCTTGTCTTGCGGCGCGTACTTATCAGTCAACAGCGGCGGAGCCAAAGACAGCACCCCGGAATATCTACCGGAAGGGTTCGTGACACGTACTAGCGATAGAGGTCTCGTGGTCCCATCGTGGGCCCCACAAGCTGAAGTGTTGGCCCACAGGGCCGTCGGTGGGTTTTTGACTCACTGCGGTTGGAACTCCACGATAGAAGGCGTGGTTAACGGCGTGCCGATGATCGCGTGGCCGCTTTTCGCCGATCAGAATATGAACGCGGCGTTGCTCAGCGACGAACTCGGAATCGCCGTCCGAGCGGATGGTTTGGAGGAGGCAGATAGTACTAGGTCAGAGATTGAGGCGATTGTGAGGAAGGTCATGGCGGGAGAGGAAGGTGAGGAGATGAGAAGGAAAGTAAAGAAGCTGAGAGACAATGTGGAGATGTCTTTGAGCAGCGACGGTGGTGGTTCGGCGCACGAGTCGCTTTGCAGGGTCACGGAGGAGTGTCAACGGTTTTTGGAACGTGGCACGGACTTGGCACGTGGTGCTTAG